A genomic segment from Lignipirellula cremea encodes:
- a CDS encoding IS66 family transposase: MDVEQLKDDAAGGRLSIDRLIDVIASQQRRIDELEKQLKELKGKSPTERLDQAYSEKAEQQRQAKTGRRKRKRKQAGRNKTADKIKQAKRTERVLPAQTRLDDCSFSHTRVAWRVENGRAVLVAYEIYRCGNRFGKPAGLLGRSEFGIEIFVAIAYQVYCVGLSIDKACKLLSFFQQLNLKKSQADALLNQLARAWESEFDSLCTLLAHSAVVHTDETSWSINSVWAFLTDKLTVLFYGVHKDGDTLARILDKQTFAGVLISDDAAVYRDFSKSQKCWAHLIRKAIKLTLQDPESAVYRNFADRVLEIYRTAKRIKADRRLSDSTRLARVAELDDELLHLCCARWIDDDVSGGEIENDYRRLCDEIMRLMLNQELFLFVTEPAADGNNNAAERQLRDDATARKTCRTSKTPRGAKRRSVISSVLQSIGKQLDRFTLEAVIAEAARWLEEGESCFARQVESRGLGPPGTLSYGDETSLLDQVILAADA; the protein is encoded by the coding sequence ATGGACGTTGAGCAACTCAAGGATGACGCGGCGGGGGGGAGATTGTCGATCGACAGGTTGATCGATGTCATCGCCTCGCAGCAACGACGGATTGATGAGCTTGAGAAACAACTCAAAGAACTCAAGGGGAAGAGTCCGACTGAACGTCTCGATCAAGCTTATAGCGAAAAGGCGGAGCAACAACGCCAAGCCAAGACCGGCAGACGGAAACGAAAACGCAAGCAAGCCGGGCGAAACAAGACGGCTGACAAAATCAAACAGGCCAAGCGAACCGAAAGAGTCTTGCCGGCCCAGACTCGCCTGGACGACTGCTCGTTTTCGCACACCCGCGTCGCGTGGCGGGTGGAGAATGGCCGGGCGGTGCTGGTCGCCTATGAGATTTATCGGTGCGGCAATCGCTTCGGAAAGCCCGCCGGACTGCTCGGCCGCAGCGAGTTCGGCATCGAAATCTTCGTCGCCATCGCCTACCAGGTCTACTGTGTCGGGCTGTCGATCGACAAAGCCTGTAAATTGCTCTCCTTCTTTCAGCAGTTGAATCTGAAAAAGAGCCAGGCAGACGCCTTGCTCAACCAACTTGCCCGAGCCTGGGAAAGTGAATTCGATTCGCTCTGCACGCTGCTGGCCCACAGTGCGGTGGTCCACACCGATGAAACGTCCTGGAGCATCAACAGCGTGTGGGCTTTCTTGACTGACAAGCTCACCGTGTTGTTTTACGGCGTTCACAAAGACGGCGATACGTTGGCCCGGATTCTCGACAAGCAGACGTTTGCCGGCGTTCTGATCAGCGATGACGCGGCCGTCTACCGGGACTTCAGCAAGTCGCAGAAATGCTGGGCGCACCTGATTCGCAAGGCGATCAAGCTGACGCTTCAAGATCCCGAGAGCGCCGTTTATCGCAACTTTGCCGACCGTGTGCTGGAGATCTATCGCACGGCCAAGCGGATCAAAGCGGATCGGCGTCTGAGCGATTCGACCCGTTTGGCTCGTGTCGCCGAGTTGGACGACGAACTGCTGCACTTGTGCTGCGCGCGATGGATTGATGACGACGTCAGCGGCGGCGAGATCGAAAACGACTACCGGCGTCTGTGCGATGAAATTATGCGATTGATGCTGAACCAAGAACTCTTCTTGTTTGTGACCGAACCGGCTGCCGACGGCAACAACAACGCGGCCGAACGTCAGCTACGCGACGACGCGACGGCCCGCAAAACGTGTCGCACGAGCAAGACGCCCCGTGGCGCGAAGCGTCGCAGTGTGATCTCCAGCGTGCTGCAGAGCATCGGCAAGCAGCTTGATCGCTTCACGCTTGAAGCGGTCATCGCCGAAGCGGCGAGGTGGCTGGAGGAGGGGGAAAGCTGCTTCGCCCGACAAGTCGAATCCCGCGGCCTTGGACCGCCAGGAACTCTCTCCTACGGCGACGAAACGAGCCTGCTCGACCAAGTCATCTTAGCCGCGGACGCCTAA
- the istB gene encoding IS21-like element helper ATPase IstB, which yields MNPTIIPMLKKLRLSGMNESLQVRLHEAASTGLTHGEFLELILQDEINIREDRSIQRRIKKANFRDMRRLEDFDFRFNTTIKKSAVFELATGRFVRERRDVLWLGPPGTGKSHLCQAIGMSLIRAGMSVYYRSIFDLVRDFLHDEALDGHERILRRYLEPDLLIIDDMGMKQLPKRSGEYLFEVIMRRHDVRSTMMTSNRPLEEWGKLIGDTPSATAILDVAVQSVRMDERPARLIAGRVGSLVRRPRLR from the coding sequence ATGAATCCGACGATTATCCCGATGCTTAAAAAGCTGCGTCTCAGCGGCATGAACGAGTCCTTGCAGGTGCGTCTCCACGAAGCCGCGTCGACGGGTCTCACCCATGGCGAATTCTTGGAGTTGATCTTACAGGATGAGATTAACATCCGCGAAGATCGCAGTATTCAGCGGCGTATCAAAAAGGCGAACTTCCGCGACATGCGTCGTTTGGAAGATTTTGACTTCCGCTTCAACACCACGATCAAGAAGAGTGCGGTGTTCGAACTGGCGACCGGGCGGTTCGTGCGCGAACGCCGCGATGTACTTTGGCTCGGTCCGCCTGGCACTGGCAAAAGCCATCTCTGCCAGGCGATCGGCATGTCGCTGATTCGCGCCGGCATGTCGGTGTATTATCGCAGCATCTTCGATCTGGTTCGTGACTTCCTTCACGACGAAGCGCTCGACGGCCACGAGCGGATCTTGCGACGTTATCTGGAGCCGGACCTGTTGATCATCGACGACATGGGCATGAAGCAACTGCCCAAGCGGAGCGGAGAGTACTTGTTTGAGGTGATCATGCGTCGCCACGACGTCCGCAGCACGATGATGACCAGCAATCGCCCCTTGGAAGAATGGGGCAAACTGATCGGCGACACGCCCAGCGCCACGGCGATTCTGGACGTAGCTGTCCAAAGTGTGCGCATGGATGAACGACCGGCGCGGCTGATTGCGGGACGGGTTGGGAGCTTGGTTAGGCGTCCGCGGCTAAGATGA
- the istA gene encoding IS21 family transposase, with protein MMAVSLVVNLRPNGTRDLRLKRYQLMEPPWLSSDGRFSFWENCSARAAWRIDWRWINHWQSLTYMRPATRSGGSRRRSKSRGARCGGAWRPRIQTGPRRKRLFPPRRKPAPKIQTVPRRKPAPTTSVARGVASGSRCAPFRQVILEKCELGLSAQRIYQDLVAEHDFEGKYWSVYRFVKALEVTQEAPFRRMEVEPGEELQIDFGAGSKIRNAEGTYRRTHVLRCVLSHSRKGYTEAVFRQDTESFLRALENAFWSFGGVPQRVVFDNAKCAVKTPDWYDPELNPKLVEFCKHYGCAFIPTRVRTPRHKGKVERGVDYVQENALRGREFATLADQNKHLQDWEATVADTRIHGTTCKQVRSVFVDIEKGALAQLPRERFAFYHEAKRKVSRDGHISINRSCYSAPPEYLGREVWVRWDSRLLRIFDEQQRHIATHALIERGRFRTDPQHIASEKISPIERGIAHLLGKMRLIGPSSARFAEAVVAARGVEAARVLQGVIALSRKHASAEIEAACDTAWRSGAVNCRIIRQLLKRRGAASQSTMEFMDAHPIIRPMSEYESFIHEKIQGGIR; from the coding sequence ATGATGGCTGTGTCACTGGTTGTCAACTTGCGCCCAAACGGTACCAGGGATTTGCGCCTGAAACGGTACCAGTTGATGGAGCCCCCTTGGCTTTCGTCTGATGGACGGTTTTCTTTCTGGGAAAACTGTTCTGCGAGGGCCGCATGGCGAATCGACTGGCGATGGATAAATCACTGGCAATCCTTAACTTACATGCGGCCGGCTACACGCAGCGGCGGATCGCGCAGACGCTCCAAATCTCGCGGGGCGCGGTGCGGCGGTGCTTGGCGGCCCAGAATCCAAACGGGACCACGGCGCAAACGGCTTTTCCCGCCGAGGCGCAAACCGGCTCCCAAAATCCAAACAGTACCACGGCGCAAACCGGCTCCGACGACCTCGGTCGCTCGCGGCGTCGCCAGCGGCAGTCGCTGCGCGCCGTTTCGCCAGGTCATTTTGGAGAAATGCGAGCTCGGTCTGTCGGCCCAACGCATCTATCAAGACCTGGTCGCCGAGCATGACTTTGAGGGCAAGTACTGGTCGGTGTATCGTTTTGTCAAAGCGCTCGAGGTGACACAGGAGGCGCCGTTTCGGCGCATGGAAGTAGAACCGGGCGAGGAACTGCAAATCGACTTCGGCGCCGGCTCCAAAATCCGCAACGCCGAGGGGACCTACCGCCGCACGCATGTCTTGCGGTGCGTCCTGAGTCATTCACGAAAGGGTTACACCGAAGCCGTTTTTCGCCAAGACACCGAGAGTTTCCTTCGCGCCTTGGAGAACGCCTTTTGGTCATTTGGCGGCGTTCCGCAGCGAGTCGTGTTCGACAACGCCAAGTGCGCCGTGAAGACGCCTGACTGGTATGATCCCGAACTGAATCCGAAACTCGTCGAGTTCTGTAAACACTATGGCTGTGCGTTCATCCCCACCCGGGTCCGCACGCCAAGACATAAAGGCAAGGTTGAACGCGGCGTCGATTACGTGCAAGAGAATGCCTTGCGAGGACGTGAGTTCGCGACGCTCGCGGATCAAAACAAACATCTACAAGATTGGGAAGCGACCGTTGCCGACACCCGCATTCATGGCACAACCTGTAAACAAGTTCGCAGCGTCTTTGTGGACATTGAGAAAGGCGCCTTAGCGCAACTACCCAGGGAGCGTTTTGCGTTTTATCACGAAGCCAAGCGTAAGGTTTCTCGCGACGGACACATCTCCATCAATCGGTCTTGTTATAGCGCGCCGCCGGAGTATCTGGGCCGCGAAGTTTGGGTGCGTTGGGACAGCCGTTTGCTGCGCATCTTCGACGAACAGCAGCGTCATATCGCCACGCACGCGCTCATTGAGCGGGGCCGCTTTCGCACCGATCCGCAGCACATCGCCTCGGAGAAGATTAGTCCGATCGAACGCGGCATCGCGCATTTACTGGGGAAAATGCGCCTCATTGGACCGTCGTCGGCGCGCTTTGCCGAAGCGGTCGTCGCCGCTCGGGGCGTGGAAGCGGCGCGCGTGCTGCAAGGCGTCATCGCCCTGAGCCGCAAACATGCAAGCGCCGAAATCGAAGCGGCGTGCGATACGGCCTGGCGCAGCGGGGCCGTCAACTGCCGCATCATTCGGCAGCTTTTGAAGCGGCGCGGAGCCGCTTCTCAATCGACCATGGAGTTCATGGACGCTCATCCAATCATTCGTCCGATGAGCGAATACGAAAGTTTTATACATGAGAAAATTCAAGGAGGAATTCGATGA
- a CDS encoding transposase → MVCELLAKQIEVSRQTVNAFDKQIEKALRKHPDGELFTSLRGAGPTLAARLLCAFGSQKDRWKDADELASLSGIAPITRQSGKSRVVLRRWACPSYLKQTFHEFADSARKWCPWSKARYRQLRDRGMKHHAAIRKIARSWIRILFRIWQTGQHFDCDRYLTGLLHRNPDLAKFLPKS, encoded by the coding sequence ATGGTCTGCGAACTGTTGGCAAAACAAATTGAGGTGAGCCGTCAGACGGTCAACGCGTTCGATAAGCAAATCGAGAAAGCACTGAGGAAGCATCCCGATGGTGAACTGTTCACGTCCCTTCGCGGGGCCGGACCGACTCTGGCGGCAAGACTGTTGTGCGCGTTCGGCTCCCAGAAGGATCGCTGGAAAGACGCCGACGAACTGGCTTCCCTCTCGGGCATCGCGCCGATCACGCGTCAAAGCGGAAAGAGTCGCGTGGTGCTTCGGCGCTGGGCCTGTCCGTCGTACCTAAAGCAGACGTTTCACGAATTCGCCGACAGCGCCCGTAAATGGTGTCCCTGGAGTAAGGCTCGCTACCGACAACTACGAGACCGCGGAATGAAACACCACGCGGCGATCCGAAAGATAGCCCGAAGTTGGATTCGGATTCTATTTCGCATCTGGCAAACCGGTCAGCATTTCGACTGCGACCGCTATCTCACCGGACTACTCCACCGAAATCCCGACCTTGCCAAATTTCTACCAAAATCTTGA
- a CDS encoding formylglycine-generating enzyme family protein yields METTDEKTTLTVEQAKAILAQPPGTFSFRNLVEVDLEVARVLSQYKGELRLNGLTHLSPEVALALSDQPKGANLCLNGLTELSPEAAKALATRPGGMLSLNALTSVSPQVARELSNVKGKLTLNGVTQLSVESARELAKHRSKLTLFTLPEISDEAAAALAEHRGTFLLNGLTRLSSPVLVESMLQKNDGFLGFKKVEKISDGVAEVLVAYDGKKAISLDGLTEVPAAHAASLRANKNIVLPAHLQKPGITNSLGMRLAYITAGTFAMGSPRDEPGRESQEQRHSVELTKDFYLGVHEVTVGQFREFVRESGYQTEAERDGKGSWGITATGKFEQDAKYNWKAPGFDQTDDHPVVDVSWNDAKAFCQWLSEKEKRTYRLPTEAVWEYACRAGTHSAYAFGDDPQNLMTSGNVADATARAEFPAWSLGIKGTDGHAYTAPVGQFKPNRFGLFDMHGNVWEWCEDWFDENAYGNTKRIDPTGPDSGSKRVHRGGGWSSAPERCRSASRVSRDHSTYRGCYLGFRVVLEPLTE; encoded by the coding sequence ATGGAAACCACCGACGAAAAAACGACCCTTACCGTCGAACAGGCCAAGGCGATCCTGGCCCAGCCGCCGGGTACTTTCTCCTTTAGAAACCTGGTCGAAGTGGATTTAGAGGTCGCCCGCGTTTTATCGCAGTACAAAGGCGAACTGCGGCTGAACGGGCTGACACATTTATCCCCTGAAGTGGCTCTGGCGTTGTCCGACCAGCCAAAGGGGGCCAACCTGTGTCTCAACGGATTGACTGAACTGTCTCCCGAGGCCGCCAAAGCATTGGCCACACGCCCCGGCGGCATGTTGTCGCTCAACGCATTGACAAGCGTATCGCCGCAGGTGGCCCGCGAACTGTCAAATGTTAAAGGAAAGCTGACCCTCAACGGCGTAACACAACTCTCGGTCGAGTCAGCACGGGAATTGGCCAAACACCGCAGCAAACTGACGCTGTTTACCTTGCCGGAGATCTCCGACGAAGCCGCTGCCGCTTTGGCAGAACATCGCGGCACATTTCTGCTCAATGGACTGACGAGGTTGTCGTCGCCGGTTTTGGTCGAAAGCATGCTCCAGAAAAACGATGGATTTCTGGGATTCAAGAAGGTCGAGAAGATCAGCGACGGAGTCGCTGAGGTGCTGGTCGCATACGACGGAAAAAAGGCGATCTCGCTGGACGGACTGACCGAAGTTCCGGCCGCACACGCCGCGTCGTTGCGGGCGAACAAGAACATCGTGCTACCGGCGCATCTACAAAAACCAGGTATCACCAACAGTCTCGGCATGCGGTTGGCGTACATCACGGCTGGGACATTCGCCATGGGCTCGCCCAGAGATGAGCCCGGACGTGAATCGCAGGAGCAACGGCACTCGGTCGAGTTAACCAAGGACTTCTATCTGGGCGTGCATGAAGTGACTGTCGGCCAGTTTCGTGAATTCGTTCGCGAATCAGGTTACCAGACGGAAGCGGAAAGGGACGGCAAGGGAAGTTGGGGCATCACGGCGACAGGCAAGTTCGAGCAGGACGCCAAGTACAACTGGAAGGCTCCGGGCTTCGACCAAACCGATGACCATCCCGTGGTAGATGTTTCCTGGAACGACGCCAAAGCGTTTTGCCAATGGTTGAGCGAAAAGGAAAAGCGAACGTACCGACTGCCAACGGAAGCCGTATGGGAGTATGCCTGTCGCGCGGGAACGCATTCGGCCTACGCTTTTGGCGACGACCCTCAAAACCTGATGACATCGGGCAATGTGGCGGATGCGACGGCCCGTGCGGAGTTCCCGGCGTGGTCGCTCGGTATCAAAGGGACGGACGGCCATGCGTACACTGCGCCAGTCGGTCAATTCAAACCGAATCGTTTCGGTTTGTTCGACATGCATGGAAACGTGTGGGAGTGGTGCGAGGACTGGTTCGACGAGAACGCTTACGGAAACACCAAACGGATTGATCCAACCGGCCCAGATTCAGGATCAAAGCGCGTCCACCGAGGCGGAGGCTGGTCGAGCGCACCCGAACGTTGCCGTTCAGCCAGTCGCGTAAGTCGGGATCATTCTACTTACCGCGGCTGTTACCTCGGTTTTCGTGTCGTGCTCGAACCCCTTACAGAATAA
- a CDS encoding DUF1552 domain-containing protein: protein MMKKSWKLNRRTFLRGTGVTLGLPLLDCMSKGWASAAEEKKLPRRLACMFFPNGVSLPREDDPHYEDWHWFPHGEGRDFRFTKILESLEPLRKQLSILGGLSHPGARTKPGHTVSDVFLTGAKIGASEFSNSISIDQMFAQHVGRHTRLHSLQLSTTGGVGVTGRPHTLSYTKDGQAIHAEDNLRRAFTQMFGSSAESDAAVRETVSRRKSMLDLVLDSSRSLNSRLGKQDQAKLEEYLSSVRETERRVERTEQWLDIPKAKVDPASLMLDANRERPLDYIRAMYDLMLLAFQTDTTRVATYMIGTEGGNNITDFFPNALGLDTHHRLSHNRANSTDGFKLWGMWDQFLTQQFAYFLQKLKDTPEGEGNLLDRTLVFYGCSTSNTHNARNYPLILAGGGDFGLKHGHYRKFDENKCRLSDLFVTMLNTLGVETRRFADSTSEISEVTTS, encoded by the coding sequence ATGATGAAAAAGAGCTGGAAGTTGAATCGAAGAACTTTTCTGCGTGGAACCGGCGTTACGCTGGGACTTCCGTTGCTCGATTGCATGTCGAAAGGATGGGCGTCCGCTGCGGAAGAAAAGAAGCTACCGCGCCGGTTGGCGTGCATGTTTTTCCCGAACGGCGTAAGCCTGCCCCGAGAAGATGACCCGCACTACGAGGACTGGCATTGGTTCCCGCATGGCGAAGGCAGGGACTTCCGGTTCACCAAGATTCTTGAATCGCTCGAGCCGTTGCGGAAGCAACTCTCGATTCTAGGCGGCTTGTCGCATCCCGGCGCTCGCACCAAGCCGGGCCACACCGTCTCCGACGTTTTTCTGACGGGTGCGAAGATCGGTGCATCGGAGTTCTCGAACTCGATCTCCATCGATCAAATGTTCGCCCAACACGTCGGGCGCCACACGCGTCTCCACTCGCTTCAACTCTCGACCACTGGCGGGGTTGGGGTCACGGGACGGCCTCATACGCTTTCGTATACCAAAGACGGCCAGGCGATTCATGCCGAAGACAACCTTCGCCGGGCGTTCACCCAGATGTTCGGAAGCAGCGCGGAGTCGGACGCTGCTGTTCGGGAGACGGTGTCTCGCCGCAAAAGCATGCTCGACCTGGTTCTCGACAGCTCCCGTTCGCTGAACAGCCGACTGGGCAAACAGGACCAGGCGAAGCTCGAGGAATACCTTTCTTCGGTTCGTGAAACCGAACGCCGCGTGGAGCGGACCGAGCAGTGGCTCGACATTCCCAAGGCCAAGGTCGATCCCGCGTCGCTGATGCTCGACGCCAACCGGGAACGGCCACTGGATTACATACGCGCCATGTACGACCTGATGTTACTGGCATTCCAGACAGACACCACTCGGGTGGCGACCTACATGATCGGCACTGAGGGCGGGAATAATATCACCGATTTCTTTCCCAATGCGCTCGGCCTGGACACCCATCACAGACTCTCGCACAACCGGGCGAACAGTACGGACGGATTCAAGCTTTGGGGGATGTGGGACCAATTCCTGACGCAACAGTTCGCATACTTCCTGCAGAAACTCAAGGATACGCCCGAGGGCGAAGGAAATCTGCTCGATCGAACGCTCGTTTTCTATGGCTGTTCCACCAGCAACACTCACAACGCTCGGAATTACCCCTTGATCCTGGCCGGAGGCGGAGATTTCGGCCTGAAGCACGGCCACTACCGCAAATTTGACGAGAACAAATGTCGCCTCTCCGATCTATTCGTCACCATGCTCAACACACTAGGCGTTGAGACGCGTCGGTTCGCAGACAGCACCAGCGAGATTTCGGAAGTGACGACATCGTGA
- a CDS encoding DUF1592 domain-containing protein, with the protein MLRHVSIASLFCIVAGSTAFAADEVVPSFAAFDREVKPVLAKLCFGCHGPEKQEADLRLDQLDPDLFEGQDGGKWEEVYDQLGGGEMPPKDESQPTAAERKVITDWLHQEMTRAVALQLGTGGGVVMRRLTRYEYNYSLQDLLGQGVDYTETLPEDRAGHDGLKNNGSVLGMSPLLFDAYAATAKEAVRKALASREKPQTFFNGDAPTAEDRKALESPEIPKIFRYREEFAEFRPRPLKMQPIGTYDDGVVMYPGASLGLQYRDRPWEGRFRIRIRAGGLPDAQGLPPRLRVLLGFQRAAQTVSKNLVAEIAVTVRPENSEVFELTGYVENFPMPTKYVRTDSCLKIWLEHADPIAPQPLRRPIKIVDERRKLERAFAADPVDPAVVTMSKKKIAELEAELEKQDLDFAAWIDQQSRLYVDWLEFEGPYFDTWPPKTRVDLLPQPEQLDDPVYVRDVLRRFMKRSWRRPVTEEEVEPFAVAFSASSKVLGSDEALIDRLATVLTSPHFLYLVEPVGDSAGRQLTAHELATRLSYFVWASTPDEALTELADEGTLSTPEVLRKQVARMLDDPKAARFARHFATQWLNLDEMQKVAVNPEYYRHFESKTKEAMSEEPVAYFYHVLNLDRSALEFFDSDYAVVNQQLAAHYGLEGVRGPAFRPVRVAPDQHRGGLLTQAAFMLANSDGSDSHPILRGKWLLERLLNDPPPPPPADVPDLPKGDPEFVKLPLKEQLAIHRKQPACASCHDALDPWGLALENFDAIGQWRIEAPMMPPPAKGKPKMIPVDAAVELPGGASINGLEGLKKHLLAEKKEAFAEGFVRRLLAYALGRSVQWSDREEVDALTQRLMSQHDYRLRPLIEDIVLSEAFRSR; encoded by the coding sequence ATGCTCCGGCACGTTAGTATCGCATCACTTTTCTGCATTGTTGCGGGCAGCACGGCATTCGCTGCCGACGAGGTCGTGCCGTCATTCGCTGCATTCGACCGTGAGGTTAAACCCGTCTTGGCGAAGCTGTGTTTCGGTTGTCACGGTCCCGAGAAACAGGAGGCGGACCTTCGCCTCGATCAGCTTGACCCGGACCTGTTCGAGGGACAGGACGGCGGCAAGTGGGAAGAGGTTTATGATCAATTGGGCGGTGGAGAAATGCCGCCAAAGGATGAGAGTCAACCCACGGCCGCTGAGCGCAAGGTCATTACTGATTGGTTGCACCAGGAAATGACCCGGGCGGTCGCGTTGCAGCTCGGCACAGGCGGCGGCGTGGTCATGCGCCGGTTGACGCGGTACGAGTACAACTATTCGCTGCAGGATCTGCTGGGCCAGGGGGTCGACTATACAGAGACCTTGCCCGAGGATCGCGCGGGACACGACGGACTGAAGAACAACGGCAGTGTGCTGGGCATGTCGCCGCTCTTGTTCGATGCCTACGCGGCGACCGCGAAGGAGGCGGTCCGAAAAGCCTTGGCGTCCCGGGAAAAACCCCAGACATTTTTCAATGGTGACGCGCCGACTGCGGAGGATCGAAAAGCTTTGGAGTCGCCGGAAATACCCAAGATCTTTCGATACCGCGAGGAGTTTGCAGAGTTTCGGCCGCGACCGCTCAAGATGCAGCCCATCGGCACGTATGACGACGGAGTGGTGATGTATCCCGGTGCGTCCCTCGGCCTGCAATACCGCGACCGGCCGTGGGAAGGCCGGTTCCGGATCCGCATCCGGGCCGGCGGTCTGCCTGACGCTCAGGGGTTGCCACCGAGACTTCGAGTCCTGCTCGGTTTTCAGCGCGCCGCTCAAACCGTCAGCAAGAACCTGGTGGCGGAAATCGCGGTGACCGTTCGACCCGAAAACTCCGAAGTCTTCGAGTTGACCGGTTACGTCGAAAACTTCCCCATGCCCACCAAGTATGTCCGTACCGACAGTTGTTTGAAGATCTGGCTCGAGCACGCCGACCCGATTGCTCCGCAACCGTTGCGCAGACCCATAAAGATTGTTGACGAACGGAGAAAACTGGAAAGGGCTTTTGCGGCTGATCCGGTCGACCCAGCCGTCGTCACCATGTCGAAAAAGAAGATAGCAGAGCTGGAGGCTGAACTGGAAAAGCAGGATCTTGACTTCGCGGCATGGATCGACCAGCAGAGCCGCCTGTATGTGGACTGGTTAGAGTTCGAGGGGCCGTACTTCGACACCTGGCCGCCCAAAACCAGAGTCGATTTGCTGCCTCAGCCGGAGCAGTTGGACGATCCCGTCTATGTTCGAGATGTGTTGCGTAGGTTCATGAAGAGGTCGTGGCGGCGCCCCGTGACTGAGGAAGAAGTCGAACCGTTCGCTGTCGCGTTCAGCGCATCCAGCAAGGTGTTGGGCTCCGATGAGGCCCTGATCGATAGGCTGGCGACCGTGTTGACCTCGCCGCACTTTCTTTACCTGGTGGAACCCGTGGGCGATTCGGCGGGTCGGCAGCTGACCGCCCACGAACTGGCCACACGTCTCTCTTATTTCGTCTGGGCGAGCACCCCGGACGAAGCGCTTACCGAACTGGCCGATGAGGGGACGCTGTCCACACCCGAGGTCCTGCGCAAACAGGTTGCGCGCATGCTCGACGACCCAAAGGCGGCGCGATTCGCCCGGCACTTCGCCACCCAGTGGCTGAATCTGGATGAGATGCAGAAAGTCGCCGTGAATCCGGAGTACTACCGTCATTTTGAAAGCAAAACGAAAGAGGCGATGAGCGAGGAGCCCGTCGCGTACTTTTATCATGTGCTGAATCTGGACCGGAGTGCGCTGGAGTTTTTCGACAGTGATTACGCCGTCGTGAACCAGCAATTGGCCGCCCACTATGGCTTAGAGGGCGTGAGAGGCCCGGCGTTTCGCCCGGTACGGGTCGCACCCGATCAACATCGTGGTGGACTGTTGACGCAAGCTGCGTTCATGCTGGCCAATTCAGACGGTTCCGACTCGCACCCGATTCTGCGAGGCAAGTGGCTGTTGGAACGACTGCTGAACGATCCCCCTCCGCCACCGCCGGCGGATGTTCCGGACTTGCCAAAAGGCGACCCAGAGTTTGTGAAACTTCCGCTCAAAGAGCAACTCGCCATACACCGGAAGCAACCGGCGTGTGCGAGCTGTCACGACGCGCTCGATCCGTGGGGACTGGCGCTGGAGAATTTTGATGCGATCGGCCAATGGCGGATCGAGGCGCCCATGATGCCCCCGCCGGCAAAGGGAAAACCGAAAATGATCCCCGTGGACGCAGCCGTCGAACTGCCCGGCGGAGCGTCGATCAACGGCCTGGAAGGTTTAAAAAAACACCTGCTGGCCGAGAAGAAGGAAGCCTTTGCGGAAGGGTTCGTACGTCGCCTGTTAGCCTATGCACTAGGACGGTCGGTGCAGTGGAGCGACCGAGAGGAAGTCGACGCGCTGACGCAACGCTTGATGAGCCAGCATGATTACCGGCTACGCCCGCTGATTGAAGACATCGTGTTGAGCGAAGCATTTCGTTCAAGATAA